A genomic region of Eucalyptus grandis isolate ANBG69807.140 chromosome 5, ASM1654582v1, whole genome shotgun sequence contains the following coding sequences:
- the LOC104444857 gene encoding protein TRIGALACTOSYLDIACYLGLYCEROL 1, chloroplastic has protein sequence MQSSFQLQSPLFFSDSNSSRSIQLHGWMQTKLPSSVQLVKKLKIRKGIQHYKFILPREETKLAAVPNTDDGHLSVSTLEEEANKNNAFFVEVDTWFSKWSPPRYLWRGLSVLILAGQVIIRTLKGKLHWRNTLQQLERVGPKSVGVCLLTSAFVGMAFTIQFVREFTRLGLNRAVGGVLALAFSRELSPVVTSIVIAGRVGSAFAAELGTMQVSEQTDTLRVLGTNPVDYLVTPRVIASCVALPFLTLMCFTVGMASSALLADSVYGVSINIILDSAQRALRSWDIISAMIKSQVFGAIISIVSCAWGVTTMGGAKGVGESTTSAVVISLVGIFVADFALSYCFFQGAGDSLKKL, from the exons ATGCAATCATCTTTTCAGCTTCAGTCACCCTTGTTTTTTAGTGACAGTAACAG TAGTCGAAGTATACAATTGCATGGATGGATGCAAACAAAGTTACCCAGTTCGGTTCAGCTTGTCAAGAAACTTAAAATCAGAAAGGGTATCCAGCATTATAAATTCATCTTGCCCAGGGAAGAGACTAAATTGGCAGCTGTTCCCAATACAGATGACGGCCACCTTTCTGTTTCTACAttggaagaagaagcaaataaaaataatgcatTCTTTGTCGAAGTAGACACCTGGTTTAGCAAATGGTCGCCTCCCAGGTACCTGTGGAGGGGATTATCAGTTCTTATCCTAGCAGGACAGGTTATTATCAGGACACTGAAGGGGAAACTCCACTGGAGGAACACTCTGCAACAGTTGGAGAGAGTTGGCCCGAAATCAGTTGGAGTTTGCCTCTTGACTTCTGCTTTTGTAGGCATGGCTTTCACCATTCAGTTTGTCAGAGAATTTACAAGGTTGGGATTGAATAGGGCAGTTGGCGGGGTATTGGCCTTAGCTTTCTCCAGGGAGCTGAGTCCTGTTGTAACATCTATTGTGATTGCCGGACGTGTTGGAAGTGCATTTGCTGCGGAGTTGGGGACTATGCAGGTATCTGAGCAAACTGACACCTTGAGAGTTCTCGGCACGAATCCTGTGGATTACTTAGTCACGCCAAGGGTGATTGCTTCTTGTGTTGCATTACCATTTCTGACATTAATGTGTTTCACAGTGGGGATGGCGTCGAGTGCCCTCCTGGCTGATAGCGTTTATGGTGTTAGCATTAACATTATCTTGGACTCAGCTCAAAGAGCTCTCAGATCATGGGATATTATAAGTGCAATGATCAAGTCCCAGGTTTTTGGAGCAATTATATCTATCGTTAGCTGTGCTTGGGGAGTCACAACCATGGGAGGGGCCAAGGGCGTGGGCGAGTCGACGACTTCTGCTGTGGTCATCTCACTTGTTGGTATATTCGTTGCAGATTTTGCACTCTCTTACTGTTTCTTTCAGGGAGCAGGGGATTCATTGAAGAAGTTGTGA
- the LOC104446751 gene encoding pectinesterase-like, which yields MASFIASLLLLLLFLFVLKQSVAAPDIPSSNPSPVDSLPPLKTTLLAATDLLTLLESANQADIVEEKRGTLETCEELLRISISNLKESLSVVADLSKVRGLLSSVLTNHRTCMEGIRSTSGPLKDVLESSFRHSYEQINTSLSVIYKALLLQEPRHHRRRISSAKWLSRNDRLVLEAPVTSFHPGDVITVAADGSGNFSTISDAIRLAVPDKSDRRTVVRIKKGVYRELLQIPTSKTNVFLVGEGDGQTVITGNRNSVDGWQTYQTATVGVSGRGFMARDITFENTAGPAKHQAVALRVNADFAAFYHCGIHGFQDTLYAHSGKQFYRECKISGTIDFICGDASAVFQSCQVISKKPLPWQLTTVTAQSRGVPTQDSGFSFHRCSILASPDLASSPGKNYLGRPWQAYSRTVILDSDIGGHIDPAGWSPWEGKDFADTVYYGEYGNHGPGSSTAGRVRWKGFHAMSYQDTSPFMVSPFIWADKWLPSTNFPYDPSI from the exons ATGGCTTCATTTATAGCGTCTcttctgctcctcctcctcttcctctttgtcCTAAAACAATCGGTGGCAGCTCCCGACATACCTAGTTCCAATCCGTCCCCGGTCGACTCACTTCCGCCGCTCAAAACCACGCTTCTTGCCGCCACTGACCTCTTGACCCTCCTCGAATCCGCGAACCAGGCCGACATTGTTGAGGAAAAAAGAGGGACTCTCGAGACCTGCGAGGAACTCCTCCGGATATCAATCTCGAACCTAAAAGAATCACTTTCAGTGGTTGCCGACCTGTCCAAGGTGAGGGGCCTCCTGAGCTCAGTTCTCACGAATCACCGGACATGCATGGAGGGAATCCGGTCGACGTCGGGACCGCTAAAAGATGTCCTAGAAAGTTCCTTTCGCCATTCTTACGAGCAGATCAACACATCACTCTCGGTCATTTACAAGGCGTTGCTGCTGCAAGAACCGAGACATCACCGGAGGCGGATTAGCTCCGCAAAGTGGCTCTCTAGGAATGACCGCTTGGTCCTGGAGGCCCCCGTTACAAGCTTTCATCCTGGGGACGTGATCACTGTGGCTGCAGATGGAAGCGGGAATTTCAGCACCATATCCGACGCGATTAGGTTGGCGGTTCCAGATAAAAGTGATCGCAGGACAGTAGTTCGTATCAAGAAGGGAGTTTACCGTGAACTTTTGCAAATTCCGACCAGTAAGACCAACGTCTTCTTGGTAGGAGAAGGAGACGGCCAAACCGTCATCACCGGGAATCGAAATTCTGTAGACGGGTGGCAGACTTACCAAACCGCAACCGTTG GCGTTTCGGGTCGAGGATTCATGGCGAGGGACATCACGTTCGAGAACACGGCAGGACCAGCCAAGCACCAAGCCGTTGCCCTCCGAGTGAATGCAGATTTCGCCGCATTTTACCATTGCGGCATCCATGGCTTCCAGGACACACTGTACGCGCACTCAGGCAAGCAGTTTTACCGTGAATGCAAGATCTCGGGAACAATTGACTTCATATGCGGTGATGCTTCGGCTGTCTTCCAATCTTGCCAGGTGATATCGAAAAAGCCATTGCCCTGGCAATTAACCACCGTCACGGCCCAATCGAGAGGAGTGCCGACCCAAGACAGCGGTTTCTCCTTCCACAGGTGCTCAATATTGGCCTCCCCTGACTTGGCCTCCTCCCCTGGGAAGAATTACCTGGGGAGGCCTTGGCAGGCATACTCTAGGACAGTGATCCTTGACTCCGACATCGGCGGACACATCGACCCGGCAGGTTGGTCTCCCTGGGAGGGTAAGGACTTTGCCGACACCGTGTACTATGGCGAGTACGGGAATCATGGCCCCGGTTCGAGCACTGCTGGTAGAGTCCGATGGAAAGGCTTTCATGCCATGAGTTACCAAGACACGTCACCTTTCATGGTCTCGCCATTCATTTGGGCAGATAAGTGGCTGCCATCCACTAATTTCCCGTACGACCCTTCAATATGA
- the LOC104444859 gene encoding transcription termination factor MTEF1, chloroplastic — MIASPLHSPIRCSSPNPPPPQPPPPPPPPPSPSSLSTSATTQLATKLPKSLLHKHPLYTPTHPHVSLQFKEKILCLEIMGVDASRALALNPSLRGASLHSIHSVVSFLQSKGIHQKDLGRIFGMCPKLLTADIESDLCPVFGFLSRDLRVPDQGFRRAINKCPRLLVSSVRDQLRPALFYLQRLGFSDLHALAYQDPILLVSSVENTLIPKLKYLESVGFSRDEAVGMVRRCPALFTFSIENNFKPKFEYFCQEMGGRLEELRGFPQYFAFSLEKRIKPRHTEVVESGVRVALPVMLKSTDEEFRELIRQGLGGAG, encoded by the coding sequence ATGATAGCATCGCCACTCCACTCTCCCATTCGTTGCTCCTCCCCAAATCCACCACCACcgcaaccgccgccgccgccgccgccgccgccatcgccatcTTCCCTCTCGACCTCCGCCACAACGCAATTGGCCACGAAGCTCCCCAAGAGCCTCCTCCACAAGCACCCGCTCTACACCCCGACCCACCCCCACGTCTCCCTCCAGTTCAAGGAGAAGATCCTCTGCCTCGAGATCATGGGCGTCGACGCGAGCCGGGCTCTCGCCCTCAACCCCTCCCTCCGCGGCGCCTCCCTCCACTCCATCCACTCCGTCGTCTCCTTCCTCCAGTCCAAGGGCATCCACCAGAAGGACCTGGGCCGGATCTTCGGCATGTGCCCCAAGCTCCTCACCGCCGACATCGAGTCCGACCTCTGCCCCGTCTTCGGCTTCCTGTCCCGGGACCTCCGCGTCCCCGACCAGGGCTTCCGGAGGGCCATCAACAAGTGCCCGAGGTTGCTGGTCTCCAGCGTCCGGGATCAGCTCAGGCCTGCTCTGTTTTACCTCCAGAGGCTGGGCTTCAGTGACCTTCACGCGCTGGCCTACCAGGACCCGATACTGCTGGTCTCCAGCGTGGAGAACACGCTGATCCCGAAGCTCAAGTACCTGGAGAGCGTCGGGTTCTCGCGGGACGAGGCGGTCGGTATGGTCCGGAGGTGCCCCGCCCTGTTCACCTTCAGCATCGAGAACAACTTCAAGCCGAAGTTCGAGTATTTCTGCCAGGAGATGGGCGGGAGGCTGGAGGAGCTGAGGGGCTTCCCTCAGTACTTCGCCTTCAGCTTGGAGAAGAGGATAAAGCCGAGGCACACGGAAGTGGTGGAGAGTGGGGTCAGAGTGGCCTTGCCTGTGATGCTTAAGAGCACCGACGAGGAGTTCCGCGAGCTGATAAGGCAGGGCCTTGGTGGTGCCGGATGA